Genomic window (Tardiphaga sp. vice304):
ACGATCAAGGAATTGAAGGGCAAGAAGGTCGCGATCCTGCCGGGCTCGACCCAGGAGGTGGTGATCCTCGATCGGCTCGCGGCAGAGGGCATGACAGTCAAGGACGTCGAAGCGATCCGGCTGTCATTCAGCGACATGGCGCCGGCGCTGGCCCGCGGCGACATCGACGCCTATGTCGGCGCAGAGCCCGGCCCCGGCATCAGCCTCGCCAACGGCGTCGGCGTGATCGTCGAATATCCCTATTCGACGCCGACCGGCTCGCTGAACATGGTGCTCGCAACCGGCCGCGCGCAAATCGAGAAGGACCCGGAACTGGTCAAGACGCTGCTCAAGATCCATCGCCAGGCCACCGAATACGCGATGAAAGACCTCGAGGCGTTCGTGGCCGTCGCGATGCAGAAGCTCGGCCAGCAGAAGCCGTCGATCGAGCAGGCCGCCCCCAATGTCGAACTGACCTGGAAGATCGACGACCAGTTCCTGAAGCAGGCCAATTATTACGGCAGCCAGATGCTCGCCAAGAAGCAGATCCGCCAATTGCCGGACTACAAGACCTTCATCGACCCAAGCTTCGTACAGGCACTGGCCGCGACGTGACGTTGCAATCCGCGGTCGACGATCTGCCCGAGGCGAACGTCGTAGTGTCACCCGCACCGCTTCCCGTCGTCCGCGGGCGCATCGCACAGCGGCTGCGCACGATCGGCCTCGCATGGATCGTGCCGGTCTGCCTGCTGCTGTTCTGGGACGCGATGGTGCGCTGGACCGGGACGCGGCTGGTGCCGTCGCCCTGGGGCGTGGCCGTGATGATGTGGGATTTCGCCTTCGGCGGAATCTATGACGACGCCTACAGCGCCAGCCTGCCGATCCACTTCTGGAAGAGCGTGCAGCGTGTCTATGGCGGCTTTCTGTGCGCGGCGGCGCTCGGCATTCCGCTCGGCCTGATGATCGGCCGCATTCCTTTGCTGCGCGCGCTGCTCGATCCGACGCTGTCGCTGCTGCGGCCGATCCCGGTGACGGCGTGGCTGCCG
Coding sequences:
- a CDS encoding NrtA/SsuA/CpmA family ABC transporter substrate-binding protein, whose translation is MHTTSRRQFIRLTATAAALSTTSIKAFAADRTIKIGTLKLIHGITPYFYEKFAPAGVKIEVIPFETPTDGKNAVATGTVDFGIFGLAAATLGGANGEPVVVIAAACNRGMAVVASKASGITTIKELKGKKVAILPGSTQEVVILDRLAAEGMTVKDVEAIRLSFSDMAPALARGDIDAYVGAEPGPGISLANGVGVIVEYPYSTPTGSLNMVLATGRAQIEKDPELVKTLLKIHRQATEYAMKDLEAFVAVAMQKLGQQKPSIEQAAPNVELTWKIDDQFLKQANYYGSQMLAKKQIRQLPDYKTFIDPSFVQALAAT